One region of Mucilaginibacter gotjawali genomic DNA includes:
- a CDS encoding TlpA family protein disulfide reductase: protein MKSLKTLLLMPAMLALNCAFAQTDSHLKLSTDFPTAGEKISITYDPTGTVVGGKNDIAASVYFLDNDKFPVTDVDLKATGKLLTGDFVVPSGTLAFFVKISSGADVENNNDKGYIYLIYKDKQPIEGAYAMNGQMFLPTIENYYAKIKSDASEGTRLFNKEFTLYPNGNKDYVYAYYTIVARLPDYKVPVEKKVADLEKSSNEEDLELAATLLRELKKQTSADSLGAIMRVKFPNGTLVKNELATAFYKEKEPAKKDSIYHVYVEKYPDNKTEKANNMDNFRLQLASAYLDIADTFNFRKYESQVINKFNLQGELNNVAYELAKKGEKMDEAQALSKESLDIVRDKLNNLQPEPFASLAQLKKNYAYIYDMDADTYAFILAKQSKFEEALKYEQPVVDHSKTIDPDIYGNYIQILVGLGQNDKAKDAAEAAVKAGQGSADIKAALKTLYIKTNGKDDGYEKYIASLESASKMKAREELAKTMIDQPAPLFNLKDLNGKSYSLSDLKGKVVIVDFWATWCGPCKASLPGMQMAVNKYKDDPNVIFLFVDTWENGDDFITGVKKFIADNKYVFNVLIDEKGSDGRQSKVVGSFGVEGIPTKFIIDKNGHIRFKYVGYSGTPEKLVDEVANMVEMAGNPEAALPPTQKTSLNK from the coding sequence TGGATAACGACAAATTTCCGGTAACTGACGTAGACTTAAAAGCAACTGGAAAGTTGTTAACCGGCGATTTTGTAGTCCCTTCAGGCACTTTAGCATTTTTTGTGAAGATCAGTAGCGGAGCCGATGTGGAAAACAACAATGACAAAGGGTATATCTACCTGATCTATAAAGACAAGCAACCGATTGAAGGTGCTTATGCGATGAATGGGCAGATGTTTCTTCCAACAATTGAAAATTATTATGCAAAAATCAAAAGCGATGCTAGTGAAGGAACACGACTTTTTAACAAAGAGTTCACCTTATATCCTAATGGCAACAAAGACTATGTATACGCTTATTATACAATAGTTGCCCGGTTGCCGGACTATAAAGTACCTGTTGAAAAAAAAGTAGCGGATTTAGAAAAAAGCAGCAACGAAGAAGATCTTGAGCTGGCAGCAACCCTGTTGAGGGAATTAAAAAAACAAACCAGCGCTGACTCGCTTGGTGCAATTATGCGGGTTAAATTCCCAAACGGTACCCTGGTAAAAAATGAGTTAGCCACCGCCTTTTATAAAGAAAAGGAACCTGCAAAAAAAGACTCCATATACCATGTTTACGTTGAAAAATATCCAGATAATAAAACTGAAAAAGCTAACAACATGGATAATTTCAGGCTGCAACTGGCCTCAGCTTACCTTGACATTGCCGACACCTTTAATTTCCGTAAATACGAAAGCCAGGTTATAAATAAATTTAACCTACAAGGTGAACTAAATAATGTTGCTTACGAATTGGCGAAAAAAGGCGAAAAAATGGATGAGGCGCAAGCTTTATCAAAAGAATCGCTTGACATCGTACGGGATAAACTTAACAATCTGCAACCAGAGCCGTTTGCCTCGCTGGCACAACTGAAAAAAAATTATGCGTATATCTACGATATGGATGCCGATACCTATGCGTTTATATTGGCAAAACAAAGCAAGTTTGAAGAAGCACTAAAATATGAACAGCCTGTTGTTGATCACAGCAAAACCATCGACCCGGATATTTACGGCAACTACATTCAGATACTGGTTGGGCTGGGTCAAAATGATAAAGCGAAAGATGCTGCTGAAGCAGCGGTAAAAGCAGGACAGGGTTCCGCTGATATAAAGGCAGCGTTAAAGACTTTATATATAAAAACCAACGGAAAAGATGATGGCTACGAAAAATATATCGCCTCATTAGAAAGCGCTTCAAAAATGAAAGCCCGTGAAGAACTGGCCAAAACCATGATAGATCAGCCTGCACCACTTTTTAATTTAAAGGACCTGAACGGTAAAAGTTATTCATTAAGCGATCTGAAAGGTAAAGTAGTAATTGTAGATTTCTGGGCCACCTGGTGCGGACCATGCAAGGCTTCACTACCCGGAATGCAGATGGCGGTAAATAAATATAAGGATGACCCCAACGTTATATTTTTATTTGTGGATACATGGGAGAATGGTGACGACTTTATAACCGGTGTTAAAAAGTTTATTGCAGATAATAAATACGTTTTCAACGTTTTAATTGACGAAAAAGGGAGTGACGGACGCCAATCAAAGGTTGTTGGTTCATTCGGAGTTGAAGGCATTCCAACTAAATTCATCATCGACAAAAACGGACACATCCGTTTTAAATATGTGGGCTATTCGGGCACGCCTGAAAAACTGGTAGATGAAGTAGCCAATATGGTGGAGATGGCCGGTAATCCCGAAGCAGCCTTACCGCCTACCCAAAAAACAAGCCTGAATAAATAA